A DNA window from Nitratidesulfovibrio sp. contains the following coding sequences:
- the trmFO gene encoding methylenetetrahydrofolate--tRNA-(uracil(54)-C(5))-methyltransferase (FADH(2)-oxidizing) TrmFO has protein sequence MTALVTAAIAGGGLAGCECARRLARAGVAVTLYEMKPQAYSPAHTSPDLAELVCSNSLRSDDIASGVGLLKQEMRELDSLVMQVAEATRVPAGKALAVDRELFARRMTEAMEAEPNITVVRREISSIHAPELTAADVAVVAAGPLASEPLAASLAEVVGSRHLYFYDAIAPIIAAESIDTSIAFQGSRYDEGEGDYLNCPMNREEYEAFHAALLAAEKAPTHDFEKEIHFEGCMPIEALAERGERTLVFGPFKPVGFTDPRTGQRPYAIVQLRAENLNRTAYNLVGCQTKLKYGEQERVFRMIPGLANAEFVRHGSMHRNTYVNAPLVLGDDLSLRPHRHVHLAGQITGVEGYVESAACGLWLGMVLAARALGRDLPQPPVDTALGALLQHLRTPAKNFQPSNVNFGLMPELTQRAKKRDRKALYAERARASFAAWMEGVPELEKAE, from the coding sequence TTGACCGCTCTCGTCACCGCCGCCATCGCCGGTGGGGGCCTTGCAGGCTGCGAATGCGCCCGCAGGCTCGCCCGCGCCGGGGTTGCCGTCACCCTGTACGAAATGAAGCCCCAGGCATATTCCCCGGCCCACACCAGCCCGGACCTTGCCGAACTGGTGTGTTCCAATTCTTTGCGTTCGGATGACATCGCATCCGGCGTGGGGCTGCTGAAGCAGGAGATGCGCGAACTGGACAGCCTGGTCATGCAGGTGGCCGAGGCCACCCGCGTGCCTGCGGGCAAGGCCCTTGCGGTGGACCGCGAACTGTTCGCCCGGCGCATGACAGAGGCCATGGAGGCGGAACCGAACATCACCGTGGTGCGCCGCGAGATTTCATCCATCCACGCGCCGGAACTGACCGCCGCCGACGTGGCCGTGGTGGCCGCCGGGCCGCTGGCCAGCGAACCGCTGGCCGCATCGCTGGCCGAGGTGGTCGGCTCGCGCCACCTGTATTTCTACGACGCCATCGCGCCCATCATTGCCGCCGAATCCATAGACACCTCCATCGCCTTTCAGGGGTCGCGCTACGACGAAGGCGAGGGCGACTACCTGAACTGCCCCATGAACCGCGAGGAGTACGAAGCCTTCCACGCCGCCCTGCTGGCCGCCGAAAAGGCCCCCACCCACGATTTCGAGAAGGAAATCCACTTCGAAGGCTGCATGCCCATCGAGGCCCTGGCCGAACGCGGCGAACGCACCCTGGTCTTCGGGCCGTTCAAGCCCGTGGGCTTCACCGACCCGCGCACCGGCCAGCGGCCCTACGCCATCGTGCAACTGCGCGCCGAAAACCTGAATCGCACCGCCTACAATCTGGTGGGCTGCCAGACCAAGCTGAAGTACGGCGAGCAGGAACGCGTGTTCCGCATGATCCCCGGCCTTGCCAACGCCGAATTCGTGCGCCACGGCTCCATGCACCGCAACACCTACGTCAACGCGCCCCTGGTGCTTGGCGACGACCTGTCCCTGCGCCCCCACCGCCACGTGCACCTTGCCGGGCAGATCACCGGCGTGGAAGGCTACGTGGAATCCGCCGCCTGCGGCCTGTGGCTGGGCATGGTGCTGGCCGCCCGCGCCCTGGGCCGCGACCTGCCCCAGCCCCCTGTGGACACCGCCCTCGGCGCGCTGCTCCAGCACCTGCGCACCCCCGCCAAGAACTTCCAGCCCTCCAACGTCAACTTCGGCCTGATGCCCGAACTCACCCAGCGCGCCAAAAAACGCGACCGCAAGGCCCTGTACGCCGAACGTGCCCGCGCCAGCTTTGCCGCATGGATGGAAGGTGTGCCGGAGTTGGAGAAGGC
- a CDS encoding transporter substrate-binding domain-containing protein, whose protein sequence is MTRPRIGRAACIPHRMRAAAPTVLRQAARLVAPCVLAGLTVLAGLPEPGTIAPPSALAQPGQSRPDQPRPSQPQPDQPQPDQYQPDQPRPSQAVPMSDGTAVPAKSLPPPAGAPPAHRSEPRSTASPAHPRKGDTDTADIIVIATLDWPPYVERYLPHGGYAVQVIRAALASGGVAARFEFMPWSRAVAQLREGKVAAIAPEYRTVEREVDCDFSAPFPGGTLVLLGVAGNERHWNDLRELAGLRIGVVRGYVHTDAFDAATFLRKEPANDELANIRKLLAGRIDAMAADRNVVRFLLRRDLPAQTSSVAEFDPILGERDLHVCFSRARPDHAALRAAFDKGLAATRAAGLVDTLHREMHRLAGGQPAGQ, encoded by the coding sequence GTGACGCGCCCGCGCATAGGGCGCGCCGCCTGCATCCCCCACCGGATGCGGGCGGCGGCGCCGACCGTCCTGCGCCAGGCGGCGCGGCTGGTGGCGCCGTGCGTGCTGGCCGGACTGACGGTGCTGGCAGGTCTGCCGGAACCGGGCACCATCGCCCCGCCGTCGGCACTGGCCCAACCGGGGCAATCCCGGCCAGACCAGCCCCGGCCAAGCCAGCCCCAACCAGACCAGCCCCAACCAGACCAGTACCAACCAGACCAGCCCCGGCCAAGCCAGGCGGTACCGATGTCCGACGGTACCGCCGTACCCGCAAAATCTCTCCCCCCGCCTGCCGGGGCACCTCCCGCGCACCGCAGCGAACCCCGTTCCACCGCATCCCCTGCCCACCCTCGCAAAGGCGACACTGACACTGCCGACATCATCGTCATCGCCACCCTGGACTGGCCCCCCTATGTGGAGCGCTACCTGCCCCACGGCGGCTATGCCGTGCAGGTCATCCGGGCCGCACTGGCATCGGGCGGAGTGGCGGCGCGGTTCGAATTCATGCCGTGGTCGCGGGCCGTGGCCCAGTTGCGGGAAGGCAAGGTGGCCGCCATCGCCCCGGAATACCGCACCGTCGAACGCGAGGTCGACTGCGACTTTTCCGCCCCGTTTCCCGGCGGCACCCTGGTGCTTCTGGGGGTGGCGGGCAATGAGCGGCACTGGAACGACCTGCGCGAACTGGCCGGGCTGCGCATCGGCGTGGTGCGCGGCTACGTGCACACCGATGCCTTCGACGCCGCCACCTTCCTGCGCAAGGAACCCGCCAACGACGAACTGGCCAACATCCGCAAACTGCTGGCCGGGCGCATCGACGCCATGGCCGCCGACCGCAACGTGGTGCGCTTCCTGCTGCGGCGCGACCTGCCCGCCCAGACCTCCAGCGTTGCCGAATTCGACCCCATCCTGGGCGAACGCGACCTGCACGTGTGCTTCTCTCGCGCACGGCCAGACCATGCGGCCCTGCGCGCTGCCTTCGACAAAGGGCTGGCCGCCACGCGGGCCGCCGGGCTGGTGGACACCCTGCACCGCGAAATGCACCGTCTGGCCGGGGGGCAACCAGCGGGGCAGTGA
- the glgP gene encoding alpha-glucan family phosphorylase: MQPLKVFSVIPKLPEGLEGLWELAYNLWFSWNNDMETIFSQMDQRLWQESYRNPVWFLNHVPQRTLEELSRDAFFKERLSDAVTQLRQYVGRPSPHRFEGVAPGTPAVAYFSLEFGLALCLPIYSGGLGILAGDHLKSASDLNVPLVGVGIAYQQGYFRQYMTPDGWQQERYPVYDFEQMPMRPALTPDGQPAVVRLDVGDRPLAARIWQVAVGRVTLYLLDTNLPENPPDFRQITERLYGGNIEMRLWQEILLGIGGIKALKVLGIDPKVIHMNEGHSAFAGLERVRLFMKEHGLPFEAATEVAASGSIFTTHTPVPAGNDRFAPDLMHRYFESYARDMGLAFKVFMALGREAPHDDAEPFCMTVLALRLSRANNGVSTLHGRVSRNMWKQVWHQFPMEDVPIGALTNGVHAPTWVAQDIGMLYDRYLGSNWREDPDCARAWSQVDTISDAEFWRTHERLRARLVDFVRERLRRQLAAQGARRQDLQAAEEVLNPEALTIGFARRFATYKRANLLLQDRVRLERILGDRERPVQFIIAGKAHPQDQDGKQLIKDLIAFSRSQGANMSVVFLEDYDMEVASYLVTGCDVWLNNPRRPLEACGTSGMKAMLNGVVQFSTLDGWWDEAYRPDNSLGWAIGKGEEYDDPDYQDFVEMQTLYNILENDIIPEFYDRGRGGLPRSWIRRMKAALKELAPRYNSHRMVLDYLGTAYSPAHGYYMRLARDGFVPARELSEWRMEMMTKWSAVQIRNVRSRVEDTLHVGDSLRVEAELYLDDIAAEHVLVQLYAGPLGQDGSFAQRQLTVMTPEGERRDGWQTFGGSTRPAEAGRFGFTVRAAPVHPLLADPHSLGLIRWAAPA; this comes from the coding sequence ATGCAGCCACTCAAGGTCTTCAGCGTCATCCCCAAGTTGCCCGAAGGGCTGGAAGGACTGTGGGAACTGGCCTACAACCTCTGGTTCTCGTGGAACAACGACATGGAGACCATCTTCTCACAGATGGACCAGCGCCTGTGGCAGGAAAGCTACCGCAACCCGGTATGGTTCCTGAACCACGTTCCCCAGCGCACCCTTGAAGAACTCTCTCGCGATGCGTTCTTCAAGGAACGGCTGTCCGACGCCGTGACGCAACTACGCCAATACGTGGGCAGGCCGTCGCCCCACAGGTTCGAGGGCGTGGCCCCCGGCACCCCCGCCGTGGCCTATTTCAGCCTGGAATTCGGCCTGGCCCTGTGCCTGCCCATCTATTCCGGCGGCCTCGGCATCCTGGCGGGCGACCACCTGAAGTCGGCCAGCGACCTCAACGTGCCGCTGGTGGGCGTGGGCATCGCCTATCAACAGGGGTATTTCCGCCAGTACATGACCCCCGACGGCTGGCAGCAGGAACGCTACCCCGTCTACGACTTCGAGCAGATGCCCATGCGTCCGGCCCTGACGCCCGACGGACAGCCCGCCGTGGTGCGGCTGGACGTGGGCGACCGGCCCCTTGCGGCGCGCATCTGGCAGGTGGCCGTGGGCCGGGTGACCCTGTACCTGCTGGACACCAACCTGCCGGAAAACCCGCCCGATTTTCGCCAGATCACCGAACGGCTGTACGGCGGCAACATCGAAATGCGCCTGTGGCAGGAAATCCTGCTGGGCATCGGCGGCATCAAGGCACTGAAGGTGCTGGGCATCGACCCCAAGGTCATCCACATGAACGAGGGGCATTCCGCCTTTGCCGGGCTTGAGCGGGTGCGGCTGTTCATGAAGGAGCACGGCCTGCCCTTCGAGGCCGCAACCGAGGTGGCCGCGTCCGGTTCCATCTTCACCACGCACACCCCGGTGCCCGCAGGCAACGACCGCTTCGCGCCGGACCTGATGCACCGCTACTTCGAATCCTACGCCCGCGACATGGGGCTGGCCTTCAAGGTGTTCATGGCCCTTGGGCGAGAAGCCCCCCACGACGACGCCGAACCCTTCTGCATGACCGTGCTGGCCCTGCGCCTGTCACGCGCCAACAACGGCGTTTCCACCCTGCATGGCCGTGTTTCGCGCAACATGTGGAAACAGGTGTGGCACCAGTTCCCCATGGAGGATGTGCCCATCGGCGCGCTGACCAACGGGGTGCACGCGCCCACCTGGGTGGCCCAGGACATCGGCATGCTGTACGATCGGTACCTTGGCTCCAACTGGCGCGAGGACCCGGACTGCGCCCGCGCCTGGAGCCAGGTGGACACCATTTCCGACGCCGAATTCTGGCGCACCCACGAACGGTTGCGTGCCCGGCTGGTGGATTTCGTGCGCGAGCGGCTGCGCCGCCAGCTGGCCGCGCAGGGCGCGCGGCGGCAGGATCTGCAAGCCGCCGAAGAGGTGCTGAACCCCGAGGCCCTGACCATCGGCTTTGCCCGGCGTTTCGCCACGTACAAGCGCGCCAACCTGCTGTTGCAGGACCGCGTGCGGCTGGAACGCATCCTGGGTGACCGCGAACGCCCGGTGCAGTTCATCATCGCGGGCAAGGCGCACCCCCAGGACCAGGACGGCAAGCAGCTGATCAAGGATCTGATCGCCTTCAGCCGTTCGCAGGGCGCGAACATGAGCGTGGTCTTTCTCGAGGACTACGACATGGAGGTGGCCTCGTACCTGGTCACGGGCTGCGACGTGTGGCTGAACAATCCCCGCCGCCCGCTGGAGGCCTGCGGCACCAGCGGCATGAAGGCCATGCTCAACGGCGTGGTGCAGTTTTCCACGCTGGACGGCTGGTGGGACGAGGCCTACAGGCCGGACAACAGCCTGGGCTGGGCCATCGGCAAGGGCGAGGAATACGACGACCCGGACTACCAGGACTTCGTGGAGATGCAGACCCTCTACAACATCCTGGAAAACGACATCATCCCGGAATTCTACGATCGAGGCCGGGGCGGCCTGCCCCGCTCGTGGATCCGCCGCATGAAGGCCGCCCTGAAGGAACTGGCCCCCCGCTACAATTCGCACCGCATGGTGCTGGACTATCTGGGCACGGCCTATTCCCCGGCCCACGGCTACTACATGCGCCTCGCGCGCGACGGCTTTGTCCCGGCGCGCGAACTTTCCGAATGGCGCATGGAAATGATGACCAAGTGGAGCGCGGTGCAGATACGCAACGTGCGCAGCCGGGTGGAGGACACCCTGCATGTGGGCGATTCGTTGCGGGTGGAGGCGGAACTGTATCTCGACGACATCGCGGCGGAGCATGTGCTCGTCCAGTTGTACGCCGGGCCGCTGGGGCAGGACGGCTCCTTTGCCCAGCGCCAGTTGACCGTCATGACCCCCGAGGGCGAACGGCGCGACGGCTGGCAGACCTTCGGCGGCAGCACCCGCCCGGCAGAGGCCGGGCGCTTCGGCTTTACCGTGCGGGCCGCCCCGGTGCACCCGCTGCTGGCGGATCCGCACTCGCTGGGCCTCATCCGCTGGGCCGCGCCCGCATAG
- the dut gene encoding dUTP diphosphatase, with protein MLRVRVRYLRDARALYALGDGPGGLAPATPFAAGMDLRACMDAEEAVLPAGSRLAIPAGVAVEPLSPGAAGFVYSRSGLGTRMGLTVSQGVGVIDPDYRGEIVVSLLNTSGEERRIRRGERIAQLVFQPYFHALVEEADALGETARGAGGFGHTGTL; from the coding sequence ATGTTGCGCGTGCGGGTACGCTACCTGCGCGACGCGCGGGCGCTGTACGCCCTCGGTGACGGCCCCGGCGGCCTCGCCCCGGCCACGCCTTTCGCGGCGGGCATGGATCTGCGCGCCTGCATGGACGCGGAAGAGGCGGTCCTGCCTGCCGGTTCACGGCTGGCCATCCCCGCCGGGGTGGCCGTGGAGCCGCTGTCGCCCGGCGCGGCGGGGTTCGTGTACTCTCGCAGCGGGCTTGGCACGCGCATGGGGCTTACCGTCAGCCAGGGGGTAGGCGTCATCGACCCCGATTATCGCGGCGAGATCGTGGTCTCGCTGCTGAACACCTCTGGCGAGGAACGACGAATTCGCCGTGGCGAGCGCATCGCGCAGCTAGTGTTCCAGCCGTATTTCCACGCCCTCGTCGAAGAGGCGGATGCCCTTGGCGAGACGGCGCGCGGCGCGGGTGGGTTCGGGCATACCGGCACCCTGTAG
- a CDS encoding aspartate aminotransferase family protein produces MSERFEALKAREESLLCRTYGRYPISVARGQGSRLWDVDGREYVDLLSGIAVTSLGHCHEELAEVAAAQARKLVHVSNLFYQEEQLDLAERLLSTSHCTKAFFCNSGAEANEAAIKLARRYMQRVQGREAYEIITLTGAFHGRTLATVAATGQAKFQDGFLPMPEGFRQVPAGDIEALRAAIGPQTAGVLVEVVQGEGGVCPLDPDYARAVQALCRETGVLFMTDEIQAGMCRTGRFWSFQNYGLTPDIVSCAKALANGLPMGAMMTTDEVARGFVAGSHATTFGAGALVSAVADKTVEIMLRDDLAGRAATEGTRIMDRFRAMGQKLPGTIDHVRGLGLMIGVVLAFPGKEVWQALIDRGFICNLTQDCVLRLLPALTVPRADLDAFADALEEILSARTPA; encoded by the coding sequence ATGAGCGAACGGTTCGAAGCGCTGAAAGCGCGCGAGGAATCCCTGTTGTGCCGCACCTACGGCCGGTACCCCATTTCCGTTGCGCGGGGCCAGGGTTCGCGCCTGTGGGACGTTGACGGTCGCGAATACGTGGACCTTCTGTCCGGCATCGCGGTGACCTCGCTGGGCCATTGCCACGAGGAACTGGCCGAGGTGGCCGCCGCCCAGGCCCGCAAGCTGGTGCACGTCAGCAACCTTTTCTATCAGGAAGAACAGTTGGACCTGGCCGAACGGCTGCTGTCCACCAGCCACTGCACCAAGGCGTTCTTCTGCAATTCCGGCGCGGAAGCCAACGAGGCGGCCATCAAGCTGGCCCGGCGCTACATGCAGCGCGTGCAGGGGCGCGAGGCGTACGAAATCATCACCCTGACCGGAGCCTTCCACGGGCGCACCCTGGCCACCGTGGCCGCCACCGGGCAGGCCAAGTTCCAGGACGGCTTTTTGCCCATGCCGGAAGGGTTCCGGCAGGTTCCGGCGGGCGACATCGAGGCCCTGCGCGCCGCCATCGGCCCGCAGACAGCCGGGGTGCTGGTGGAAGTGGTGCAGGGCGAGGGCGGCGTGTGTCCGCTTGACCCCGACTACGCCCGCGCGGTGCAGGCCCTGTGTCGCGAGACGGGCGTGCTGTTCATGACCGACGAGATCCAGGCGGGCATGTGCCGCACCGGTCGGTTCTGGTCCTTCCAGAACTACGGCCTCACGCCGGACATCGTCAGCTGCGCCAAGGCCCTGGCCAACGGCCTGCCCATGGGTGCCATGATGACCACCGACGAGGTGGCCAGGGGCTTTGTGGCGGGCAGCCACGCCACTACCTTCGGGGCGGGGGCGCTAGTTTCCGCCGTGGCGGACAAGACCGTGGAAATCATGCTGCGCGACGACCTGGCCGGGCGGGCCGCCACCGAGGGCACGCGGATCATGGACCGCTTCCGGGCCATGGGCCAGAAGCTTCCCGGCACCATCGACCACGTGCGCGGTCTTGGCCTGATGATCGGCGTGGTGCTGGCCTTCCCCGGCAAGGAGGTCTGGCAGGCGCTCATCGACAGGGGGTTCATCTGCAACCTGACCCAGGATTGCGTGCTGCGCCTGTTGCCCGCGCTGACCGTTCCCCGCGCCGACCTGGATGCCTTTGCCGACGCGCTGGAGGAAATCCTGTCCGCGCGCACGCCCGCATAG
- a CDS encoding amino acid ABC transporter ATP-binding protein, producing the protein MAMIEFHDVHKWYGEFHVLKGITQKVEKGEVLVICGPSGSGKSSFIRCLNRLEPIQKGQILLEGKSIHDKSVDVNELRTEVGIVFQQFNLYPHLSVLHNVTLAPTKVRKMPKAKAESIAMELLERVGIHDQARKYPVELSGGQQQRVAIARALAMQPKVMLFDEPTSALDPEMINEVLNAMKDLARAGMTMLCVTHEMGFAREVADRVVFMDGGKVIEEAPPDIFFSNPRHERTQAFLREIL; encoded by the coding sequence ATGGCGATGATCGAATTCCACGACGTGCACAAGTGGTACGGCGAATTTCACGTGCTCAAGGGCATCACCCAAAAGGTGGAGAAGGGCGAGGTGCTGGTCATCTGTGGCCCCTCCGGCTCCGGCAAGAGCTCCTTCATCCGGTGCCTCAACCGTCTGGAGCCCATCCAGAAGGGGCAGATACTGCTCGAAGGCAAGAGCATCCACGACAAGAGCGTGGACGTGAACGAGTTGCGCACCGAGGTGGGCATCGTCTTCCAGCAGTTCAACCTGTACCCGCATCTTTCCGTGCTGCACAACGTGACCCTTGCGCCCACCAAGGTGCGCAAGATGCCGAAGGCCAAGGCGGAATCCATCGCCATGGAACTGCTGGAGCGCGTCGGCATCCACGATCAGGCCCGCAAGTACCCCGTGGAGCTTTCCGGTGGCCAGCAGCAGCGCGTGGCCATTGCCCGCGCCCTGGCCATGCAGCCCAAGGTTATGCTGTTCGACGAGCCCACCAGCGCGCTCGACCCCGAAATGATCAACGAAGTGCTCAACGCCATGAAGGACCTGGCCCGCGCCGGCATGACCATGCTCTGCGTGACCCACGAAATGGGCTTCGCGCGGGAAGTGGCGGACAGGGTCGTCTTCATGGACGGGGGCAAGGTGATCGAAGAGGCCCCGCCGGACATCTTCTTCTCCAATCCCCGGCACGAGCGTACGCAGGCGTTCCTGCGAGAGATCCTGTAG
- a CDS encoding ABC transporter substrate-binding protein → MKRLVLLAVALCVVLSGTIAHAGKIEDIKARGALICGVKDSTVPFGFIDEQTKQIVGFDVDICKAVADNLGVKLELKTVTSATRIPMLTQGSVDMLAATMTHKFERDDVIDFSITYFMDGQKLLVKKGGGVKSAADLKGKKVATAKGSTSEKNIKIAQPGATVVSFDEYPQAFLALKQGKAEAVTTDSTILLGLRNSDPEPDKWEIVGDYIAAEPYGLGIAENDSKFRDLVNRTLVDLWNTGEYTKIYDKWFGKDTKYYLPLTWKMETWPY, encoded by the coding sequence ATGAAGCGTCTTGTGCTACTGGCCGTGGCCCTGTGCGTGGTGCTTTCCGGCACCATCGCCCACGCGGGCAAGATCGAGGACATCAAGGCCCGCGGCGCGCTCATCTGCGGCGTCAAGGACTCCACCGTGCCCTTCGGTTTCATCGACGAGCAGACCAAGCAGATCGTCGGCTTCGACGTGGACATCTGCAAGGCCGTCGCCGACAACCTGGGCGTGAAGCTGGAACTGAAGACCGTCACCAGCGCCACCCGCATCCCCATGCTGACCCAGGGCTCCGTGGACATGCTGGCCGCCACCATGACCCACAAGTTCGAGCGTGACGACGTCATCGACTTCTCCATCACCTACTTCATGGACGGCCAGAAGCTGCTGGTGAAGAAGGGCGGCGGCGTGAAGAGCGCGGCGGACCTCAAGGGCAAGAAGGTGGCCACCGCCAAGGGCTCCACCTCCGAAAAGAACATCAAGATCGCCCAGCCCGGCGCCACCGTGGTCTCCTTCGACGAGTACCCGCAGGCGTTCCTGGCCCTCAAGCAGGGCAAGGCCGAAGCCGTCACCACCGACTCCACCATCCTGCTCGGCCTGCGCAACTCCGACCCCGAGCCCGACAAGTGGGAAATCGTGGGCGACTACATCGCCGCCGAACCCTACGGCCTCGGCATTGCCGAAAACGATTCCAAGTTCCGCGATCTCGTCAACCGCACCCTGGTGGACCTGTGGAACACCGGCGAATACACGAAGATCTACGACAAGTGGTTCGGCAAGGACACCAAGTACTACCTGCCGCTCACCTGGAAGATGGAAACCTGGCCCTACTAG